The window GGACGAGAACACAAAACTATGGTATTCAAGTACATTATCACTTTATGAAGCATTAGAAAAAGAGAAAACAGAACAGAAGAAAGTACAAAAGGACAATCCAAAGATATTGCTTTTTCAAATGTTTTGTGCTGAAAATTACAGGGAAACTAAAAATATAAGTGCTAAAGAAACTCTTTTGCTGTTTTCCAATCATGGCGTTTTTGAATTTCTATATGAAAATTTTGAAATGCTGCACACACAAGATACAGAGTATATATTAGATACTATAATAACTTATATCAATAAAAAGGCATGAAACTATATCACG is drawn from Butyricimonas paravirosa and contains these coding sequences:
- a CDS encoding DUF3791 domain-containing protein encodes the protein METNQTYQNELGSAMLPFVMRELVDTVMKRKTLPLEDALYYIYSSNLYKALLDENTKLWYSSTLSLYEALEKEKTEQKKVQKDNPKILLFQMFCAENYRETKNISAKETLLLFSNHGVFEFLYENFEMLHTQDTEYILDTIITYINKKA